A genomic segment from Rubrobacter tropicus encodes:
- a CDS encoding fumarylacetoacetate hydrolase family protein has protein sequence MLGGDVIYTGTPGAVEIRPGDVAQCRIGGFESLVNPVRR, from the coding sequence TTGCTTGGGGGGGACGTCATATACACGGGGACCCCGGGGGCTGTCGAGATAAGGCCCGGTGATGTGGCCCAGTGCAGGATCGGCGGTTTCGAGTCGCTTGTAAACCCGGTAAGGAGGTAA
- a CDS encoding fumarylacetoacetate hydrolase family protein encodes MRLASAEIGGNEVAFAVWDGRALPVAEVPDPDGWPADLFSLIESGRLGGLRRRWDGLSERELEDLAGRTIPAGDLSYAPPYRRPRKIWGIGLNYAEHAGDLDEVSPSEEPASFMRPDTTIIGPGDAILLPEQSQRVTAEAELAVVIGREARNITEGEAPAFVAGFTTVLDMTAEDILRKNPRYLTRAKSFDTFFSFGPELVTPDEIDDIGALEVATVLNGEVLRRNTVSNMTFSPWWLVSFHSRIMRLLPGDVISTGTPGAVVVREGDVAECRITGFKPLANPVAR; translated from the coding sequence ATGAGGCTGGCTTCGGCTGAGATCGGCGGCAACGAGGTGGCGTTCGCGGTGTGGGACGGCCGCGCCCTTCCGGTCGCCGAGGTCCCGGACCCGGACGGATGGCCCGCGGACCTTTTCTCCCTGATAGAGAGCGGCAGGCTGGGCGGGTTGCGTCGCAGGTGGGACGGGCTCTCGGAGAGAGAGCTCGAAGACCTCGCCGGACGGACCATACCGGCCGGGGACCTGTCCTACGCTCCCCCGTATCGTCGTCCGCGCAAGATCTGGGGCATAGGCCTCAACTACGCCGAGCACGCCGGCGACCTCGACGAGGTATCGCCTTCGGAAGAACCGGCCAGCTTCATGCGCCCGGACACGACGATCATCGGGCCGGGGGACGCGATACTCCTCCCGGAGCAATCCCAAAGGGTGACGGCAGAGGCGGAGCTCGCGGTCGTCATAGGGCGGGAGGCGAGGAACATCACCGAAGGGGAGGCCCCGGCGTTCGTCGCGGGCTTCACGACCGTGCTGGACATGACGGCGGAGGACATCCTGCGAAAGAACCCCCGCTACCTGACGCGGGCCAAGAGCTTCGACACTTTCTTCTCCTTCGGCCCCGAACTCGTGACGCCCGACGAGATAGACGACATAGGGGCCTTGGAGGTTGCCACGGTCCTGAACGGCGAGGTACTTCGCCGGAACACCGTCTCGAATATGACCTTCTCTCCGTGGTGGCTCGTCTCGTTCCACTCCCGGATCATGCGCCTCCTGCCGGGCGACGTGATCTCGACCGGAACGCCGGGGGCCGTGGTCGTACGGGAGGGTGACGTGGCCGAGTGCCGAATAACCGGATTCAAGCCGCTTGCCAATCCCGTCGCCCGGTAG
- a CDS encoding DUF3303 domain-containing protein, giving the protein MKYVMTWWERPGGSAADHEAAQKRILDIFQRWEIPETITFHQFLVRVGEFGGYAVLETDDLAEIEKATTIYAAFQFRVEPVLDVEEAAAAEAEGIAWRDSNAPPS; this is encoded by the coding sequence ATGAAGTACGTGATGACTTGGTGGGAGCGCCCCGGGGGATCGGCCGCCGACCACGAAGCCGCCCAGAAGCGGATCCTGGACATCTTCCAGAGATGGGAGATACCCGAGACCATCACCTTCCATCAGTTCCTCGTCCGCGTCGGCGAGTTCGGCGGATACGCCGTCCTGGAAACCGACGATTTGGCCGAAATCGAGAAGGCGACCACGATCTACGCGGCCTTCCAGTTCCGCGTCGAACCAGTCCTCGACGTCGAGGAAGCCGCAGCGGCCGAAGCCGAGGGGATCGCCTGGCGTGATTCGAACGCGCCTCCTTCGTAA